From one Geoalkalibacter halelectricus genomic stretch:
- a CDS encoding putative bifunctional diguanylate cyclase/phosphodiesterase has protein sequence MSDQESDSGKLALDKLNRALRTLSAASASIIHGVAEEPMVEDVCRILVEIGGYRLAWVGLADDRDSSLLLQAGQHFRGRRSREQVRTDVRIDGWGSACELISRAVRLGRFVVLRRGGEDRWSQACSRLPRDADYGSALALPLKHGALTLGALALYATGVEAFDEDEIQLLSDLVGNLSHGIVALRDARRRSAAELALGQEQQFLQAVIDGVADPTLVISVDYDILLMNNAARQERAGGAPPRPGAKCHEVLSGCDGPCGEEGKICPLREVQRTGKAARVEHRQVGMDGRVRIFELQASPLWQADGSLRGIIQTARDITERLRVEETLRENQNRLDYLAHHDPLTNLPNRLRFNTRLQHAMGRARETRRQVALLFLDLDRFKNINDSLGHELGDQVLREVAGRLRTCLRASDTVARLGGDEFVVILEGIEDLNAVALVARNILRNLSRPFQVGPHDLYVTSSIGISLFPGDAQSVEGLMKHADVAMYRAKEEGRNNYQFYRPDMHVRTPEMLIMESNLRRAMSENQLQLYYQPQYDLASRQLIGLEALVRWKHPVHGMISPADFIPLAEDTGLIVPLGQWVMKTACAQAKAWQEQGYAPVRVAVNISAREFRQLDFIDHLDAILSETGLDPHWLELEITESIAMQNFDETIMTLTDLKIRGVHLAIDDFGTGYCSLGYLKRFPISKLKIDQSFVRDINRDSNDAAIATSIIALGRSMHMEVIAEGVEREDQAQLLLAKGCHQAQGFLFSPAVPAEQVVSFFSRAQEKTRGARVIPLPRISAP, from the coding sequence ATGAGCGATCAGGAAAGTGACAGTGGAAAACTAGCCCTGGACAAGCTCAACCGCGCCCTGCGCACCCTGAGCGCTGCCAGCGCCAGCATCATCCACGGCGTTGCCGAAGAACCCATGGTTGAGGATGTGTGCCGGATTCTGGTGGAAATCGGCGGCTACCGCCTGGCTTGGGTGGGGCTGGCCGATGACCGGGATTCCAGCCTGCTGCTGCAGGCCGGACAGCATTTCCGCGGACGGCGCTCGCGCGAGCAGGTGCGGACCGATGTGCGCATCGACGGCTGGGGCAGCGCCTGTGAACTCATCAGTCGCGCCGTGCGCCTGGGACGCTTCGTGGTGTTGCGCCGCGGCGGCGAGGATCGCTGGTCGCAGGCCTGTAGCCGCCTGCCGCGCGATGCGGACTACGGCTCGGCCTTGGCCCTGCCCCTCAAGCACGGCGCCCTGACCCTCGGCGCCCTGGCTTTGTACGCGACAGGCGTCGAGGCCTTCGACGAGGATGAGATTCAGTTGCTGTCGGATCTCGTCGGCAATCTTAGCCACGGCATCGTCGCCCTGCGCGACGCGCGCCGCCGCAGCGCCGCGGAATTAGCTTTGGGGCAGGAGCAGCAGTTTCTGCAGGCGGTGATCGACGGGGTCGCCGACCCGACCCTGGTGATCAGCGTCGATTACGACATCTTGCTGATGAACAATGCCGCGCGCCAGGAACGCGCCGGGGGTGCTCCACCTCGTCCCGGGGCCAAATGTCACGAGGTCTTAAGCGGCTGCGACGGCCCTTGCGGCGAAGAGGGAAAGATTTGCCCCCTGCGAGAGGTCCAGCGCACGGGCAAGGCCGCCCGCGTCGAGCACCGCCAGGTGGGCATGGACGGCCGGGTGCGGATTTTCGAACTGCAGGCTTCGCCGCTGTGGCAGGCCGATGGCTCCCTGCGTGGCATCATCCAGACGGCGCGCGACATCACCGAGCGCTTGCGGGTCGAGGAAACCCTGCGCGAGAACCAGAACCGTCTGGATTATCTGGCCCATCACGATCCCCTGACCAACCTGCCCAATCGGCTGCGCTTCAACACCCGCCTTCAACATGCCATGGGCCGCGCACGGGAAACGCGCCGCCAGGTGGCGCTGCTGTTTCTCGACCTGGATCGCTTTAAGAACATCAACGATTCCCTGGGCCACGAACTCGGCGATCAGGTTCTGCGCGAGGTGGCCGGGCGGCTGCGTACCTGCCTGCGTGCCAGCGATACGGTGGCGCGCCTGGGGGGAGATGAATTCGTGGTGATCCTCGAGGGGATCGAGGATCTCAACGCCGTGGCCCTGGTCGCGCGCAACATCCTGCGCAACCTGAGCCGCCCCTTCCAGGTGGGTCCTCACGACCTCTACGTCACCTCCAGCATCGGCATCAGTCTGTTCCCCGGCGACGCCCAGAGCGTCGAAGGGCTTATGAAGCACGCCGACGTGGCCATGTACCGGGCCAAGGAGGAGGGCCGCAACAACTATCAGTTCTACCGGCCCGACATGCATGTGCGCACGCCCGAGATGCTGATCATGGAGAGCAACCTGCGGCGCGCCATGAGCGAGAATCAGTTGCAGCTCTACTATCAGCCCCAATACGATCTCGCCTCGCGGCAATTGATCGGCCTGGAGGCGCTGGTGCGCTGGAAGCATCCGGTGCACGGCATGATTTCGCCGGCCGATTTCATTCCCCTGGCCGAGGACACCGGGCTGATCGTGCCTCTGGGTCAGTGGGTGATGAAAACCGCCTGCGCCCAGGCCAAGGCCTGGCAGGAGCAAGGCTACGCGCCGGTGCGGGTGGCCGTCAACATCTCCGCGCGCGAGTTCCGCCAACTCGATTTCATCGACCACCTCGACGCCATTCTCAGCGAAACCGGGCTCGACCCCCATTGGCTGGAACTGGAGATCACCGAGAGCATCGCCATGCAGAACTTCGACGAGACCATCATGACCCTCACCGATCTCAAGATCCGCGGGGTGCATCTGGCCATCGACGACTTCGGCACCGGCTATTGCTCCCTGGGCTACCTCAAGCGCTTTCCCATCAGCAAACTCAAGATCGACCAGTCCTTCGTGCGCGACATCAACCGCGACAGCAACGACGCGGCCATCGCCACCTCCATCATCGCCCTGGGTCGCAGCATGCACATGGAGGTGATCGCCGAGGGGGTTGAGCGCGAGGACCAGGCCCAACTGCTGCTGGCCAAGGGCTGCCATCAGGCGCAGGGCTTTCTCTTCTCGCCGGCGGTGCCGGCGGAGCAGGTCGTGTCTTTTTTCTCCCGCGCCCAGGAGAAGACGCGTGGCGCCCGGGTCATCCCCTTGCCGCGCATTTCCGCTCCCTGA
- a CDS encoding lipocalin-like domain-containing protein, which yields MPWITLLLALLLSACGPTPDSSSATEGGLSLAETLGAEEDPGYARATAPRPFVFPDDHGPHPEFKTEWWYFTGNLSAADGRRFGYQLTFFRVALSPQAPQRPSPWGTNQVYMAHFALSDIDGRRFFAVERFSRAALGLTGAQAAPFRVWLEDWQASGPAHTFPMHLRAAAQEVSIDLRVEQGKPLVLQGDAGLSQKSAAAGNASYYYSFTRLPTSGQVHLGGQTFSVTGDSWLDREWSTSALAPDQVGWDWFALQLDGEEELMYYQLRRQDGGSDPASKGIWVAPDGEGRLLRRDDVELEVLATWRSPRGGTYPAQWLLRVPRKELELRVTPLLADQELDVSIRYWEGAVEVSGTRAGRPVTGRGYVELTGYAEDPPGAKVRH from the coding sequence ATGCCCTGGATCACCCTACTGCTCGCCCTGCTCTTGAGTGCCTGCGGACCCACGCCGGATTCGTCCTCCGCGACCGAGGGCGGCCTGAGCCTCGCCGAAACCCTCGGCGCCGAGGAGGACCCCGGCTACGCGCGCGCCACCGCGCCGCGCCCCTTCGTGTTTCCCGACGACCACGGCCCCCACCCCGAATTCAAGACCGAATGGTGGTATTTCACCGGCAACCTGAGCGCCGCCGACGGGCGCCGCTTCGGCTATCAGCTCACCTTCTTTCGCGTGGCCCTCAGCCCTCAGGCCCCGCAGCGCCCTTCGCCCTGGGGAACCAACCAGGTCTACATGGCCCATTTCGCCCTCAGCGACATCGACGGTCGGCGCTTTTTCGCCGTGGAGCGCTTCAGCCGCGCCGCCCTCGGCCTGACCGGCGCCCAGGCGGCGCCCTTTCGCGTATGGCTCGAAGACTGGCAGGCGAGCGGCCCCGCCCACACCTTTCCCATGCACCTGCGCGCGGCCGCCCAGGAGGTCTCCATCGACCTGCGCGTGGAGCAGGGCAAGCCCCTGGTCCTTCAGGGTGATGCGGGCTTGAGCCAAAAAAGCGCAGCAGCGGGCAACGCGTCCTATTACTATTCCTTCACCCGCCTGCCGACCAGCGGACAGGTGCACCTCGGCGGACAAACCTTCAGCGTTACCGGCGACAGCTGGCTTGATCGCGAGTGGAGCACCAGTGCCCTGGCGCCTGATCAGGTGGGGTGGGATTGGTTCGCCCTGCAACTCGACGGCGAGGAAGAACTCATGTACTACCAGTTGCGCCGCCAGGACGGCGGCAGCGACCCGGCCAGCAAGGGCATCTGGGTGGCGCCTGACGGCGAGGGCCGCCTGCTGCGCCGCGACGATGTCGAACTCGAGGTGCTGGCAACCTGGCGCAGCCCGCGTGGCGGAACCTATCCCGCCCAGTGGCTGCTGCGCGTGCCGCGCAAGGAGTTGGAGCTAAGGGTCACGCCGCTGCTGGCCGATCAGGAACTCGATGTCAGCATCCGTTACTGGGAAGGGGCGGTTGAGGTGAGCGGCACGCGCGCCGGGCGCCCGGTTACGGGCCGGGGGTACGTGGAGCTGACCGGCTACGCCGAGGATCCGCCGGGAGCCAAGGTGCGGCACTGA
- a CDS encoding ABC transporter permease, whose protein sequence is MILRRAGRRFFARHPLQLVFAVIGVALGVAVVIGIDLANSSAARAFRLSADALSGAATHRVIGGPQGLKEDSYRRLRVEGGIAQSAPVVEGYVTLPAAPGLTLRIFGVDPLAEGPFRTYTPSLEAGGDFTALMVDPGSALLLDTTAGRLGLSPGQTFTVEVSGVLVPLTLVGRVSAPDDLSRRALEQLIIVDIATAQETLGMLGRLSHIDLILPEGPVGTARAERIRALLPPDAALVSAAARAEVMAQMTRAFQFNLSALSLLALVVGMFLIYNTLAFSVLQRRGLFGTLRTLGVDRRQILGLILGEALLIGLAGTLLGLLLGIALGQGLLHLVTRTISDLYFVLEVRHLEITAWSLFKGTALGLGASLAAALVPAVEAARTVPRQILLRSTVESARRRLAPRLALLGALLMGCGAVVLALPGKSLPLSFLALFAVIAGYALAVPGIMPILLRLVQMPLGRLGGVLGKMAARNINASLSRTGVATAALVVAVSATIGIGLMIGSFRLSVEHWLATYLQADIYVTTPSQTFAAGRTPLDAELVEALSGAPGVVLATRARHLLLEGEEGATELFAAEIPPAAQAGYEFRDGDPRRIWQEFAAAPAVLVSEPLAFHRDLRRGDTLRLRTDRGPVDFPVVGIYRDYGSDQGRVTLAWDTFNQYWDLGGVDALGLYLAPGRDADALAEDLRELAAARQAVVIYSNRSLREASMATFDRTFAITAVLRLLVIVVAFVGILNALMAMQIERSREMAVLRANGLTPRQLRRLITAETGLIGLLAGLLSLPLGLVQALVLIHVINRRSFGWTMQTFIAPEIFLQALLLALVAALLAGLYPAWRMARTSPALALREE, encoded by the coding sequence ATGATCCTGCGGCGCGCCGGCCGGCGCTTCTTCGCCCGCCATCCCCTGCAATTGGTTTTTGCCGTCATCGGCGTGGCGCTCGGAGTCGCCGTGGTCATCGGCATCGACCTGGCCAACAGCAGCGCCGCGCGCGCCTTTCGCCTGTCCGCGGATGCCCTGAGCGGCGCGGCCACCCACCGCGTCATCGGCGGCCCCCAGGGGCTCAAGGAAGACAGCTACCGGCGCTTGCGCGTGGAGGGGGGCATCGCGCAGAGCGCCCCCGTCGTCGAGGGCTATGTCACCCTGCCCGCCGCACCTGGCCTGACCCTACGCATTTTCGGCGTCGACCCCCTGGCCGAAGGCCCCTTTCGCACCTACACCCCGAGCCTGGAGGCGGGGGGCGATTTCACCGCCCTGATGGTCGATCCGGGCAGCGCCCTGCTGCTCGATACGACCGCTGGGCGCCTCGGCCTCTCACCCGGCCAGACCTTCACCGTCGAAGTCTCCGGCGTCCTGGTTCCCCTCACCTTGGTGGGCAGGGTGAGCGCCCCGGACGATCTGAGCCGGCGGGCGCTGGAACAACTCATCATCGTCGATATCGCCACCGCCCAGGAAACCCTGGGGATGCTCGGGCGGCTCTCGCATATCGACCTGATCCTGCCCGAGGGGCCCGTCGGCACGGCGCGCGCGGAGCGGATTCGCGCCCTGCTGCCGCCGGATGCCGCCCTGGTGAGTGCCGCGGCGCGCGCCGAGGTCATGGCGCAGATGACGCGCGCCTTTCAATTCAACCTCAGCGCTCTGAGCCTGCTGGCCCTGGTGGTCGGCATGTTTCTGATCTACAACACCCTGGCGTTTTCCGTGCTGCAACGCCGCGGCCTGTTCGGCACCCTGCGCACCCTGGGCGTCGACCGCCGGCAGATCTTGGGACTGATTCTCGGCGAGGCGCTGCTCATCGGCCTGGCGGGCACCCTGCTGGGGCTGTTGCTGGGTATCGCCCTGGGTCAGGGGCTGCTGCACCTGGTTACGCGCACCATCAGCGATTTGTATTTCGTCCTTGAGGTCCGCCACCTGGAAATCACCGCCTGGTCGTTGTTCAAGGGCACGGCCCTGGGATTGGGCGCGTCCCTGGCCGCGGCCCTGGTGCCGGCCGTGGAGGCCGCCCGCACGGTGCCGCGCCAGATACTGCTGCGCTCGACGGTGGAAAGCGCCCGCCGGCGCCTGGCTCCGCGCCTGGCCCTGCTCGGAGCGCTGCTGATGGGATGCGGTGCCGTGGTTCTGGCGCTGCCGGGCAAAAGCCTGCCGCTGAGTTTTCTCGCCCTGTTCGCGGTCATTGCCGGCTATGCCCTGGCCGTGCCCGGGATCATGCCGATCCTGCTGCGCCTCGTTCAGATGCCCCTGGGGCGCCTGGGCGGCGTGCTGGGCAAGATGGCGGCGCGCAACATCAACGCCTCCCTGAGCCGCACCGGCGTGGCGACGGCGGCGCTGGTGGTGGCGGTCTCGGCGACCATCGGCATCGGCCTGATGATCGGGAGCTTTCGCCTGAGCGTCGAACACTGGCTGGCAACCTACCTGCAGGCCGACATCTACGTCACCACCCCGAGCCAGACCTTCGCCGCGGGCCGCACCCCCCTGGATGCGGAGCTGGTCGAGGCGCTGAGCGGCGCGCCGGGTGTCGTGCTGGCCACCCGCGCGCGCCACCTGCTGCTGGAAGGCGAGGAAGGCGCGACCGAGTTGTTCGCCGCCGAAATCCCTCCCGCCGCCCAGGCCGGCTATGAGTTTCGCGACGGCGACCCGCGACGCATCTGGCAGGAGTTCGCCGCCGCGCCCGCGGTCCTGGTTTCCGAACCCTTGGCCTTTCACCGCGACCTGCGCCGCGGCGACACCCTGCGGCTGCGCACCGACCGCGGTCCGGTGGATTTTCCGGTGGTGGGGATCTATCGGGATTACGGCTCCGACCAGGGCCGCGTCACCCTTGCCTGGGACACTTTCAATCAGTATTGGGATCTGGGCGGAGTCGATGCCCTGGGGCTGTATCTCGCGCCCGGCCGCGACGCCGATGCCCTGGCCGAGGATCTGCGCGAGTTGGCCGCCGCCCGCCAGGCGGTGGTGATCTACAGCAACCGCTCCCTGCGCGAGGCCTCTATGGCCACCTTCGATCGGACCTTCGCCATCACCGCCGTGCTGCGTCTGCTGGTGATCGTCGTGGCCTTTGTCGGCATCCTCAATGCCCTGATGGCCATGCAGATCGAGCGCTCGCGCGAGATGGCGGTACTGCGCGCCAACGGCCTGACTCCGCGCCAGCTTCGGCGGCTGATCACCGCCGAAACCGGGCTCATCGGCCTGCTCGCAGGTTTGCTGTCCCTGCCCCTGGGCCTGGTCCAGGCCCTGGTGCTGATTCACGTCATCAACCGCCGCTCCTTCGGCTGGACCATGCAGACCTTCATCGCTCCCGAGATTTTTTTGCAGGCGCTGCTGCTGGCCCTGGTCGCGGCGCTGCTGGCAGGACTGTACCCGGCCTGGCGCATGGCGCGCACCTCACCCGCCCTGGCCCTGCGCGAGGAATGA
- a CDS encoding ABC transporter ATP-binding protein, with protein MPVAARLNAHPLLLVRRLTKSYREGESTRTLFTALDLQVARGERIALLGRSGSGKSTLLNLISGIDRPDQGEVIIDGTVLNRLSEHERTLFRRTHIGFVFQFFNLIATLNVLENLLLPLELQGRLTPGETRRAEDLLDQVGLRDRATAFPDRLSGGEQQRIAIARALIHQPRLLLADEPTGNLDSESGAQALELLDALVREQGATLILVTHSAEVARRADRILTIRDGRIESSAP; from the coding sequence ATGCCTGTCGCGGCCCGACTCAACGCGCACCCCCTGCTGCTGGTGCGCCGCCTGACCAAGAGCTATCGCGAGGGCGAAAGCACCCGCACCCTTTTCACCGCCCTGGATCTGCAGGTGGCGCGCGGCGAGCGCATCGCCCTGCTGGGCCGCAGCGGCTCGGGCAAGTCGACCCTGCTCAACCTCATCAGCGGCATCGATCGGCCCGACCAGGGCGAAGTCATCATCGACGGCACCGTTCTCAATCGGTTGAGCGAACATGAGCGCACCCTGTTTCGCCGCACCCATATCGGCTTTGTGTTTCAATTCTTCAACCTGATCGCCACCCTCAACGTACTGGAAAACCTGCTTCTGCCCCTGGAATTGCAGGGTCGCCTCACGCCTGGGGAAACACGCCGCGCCGAAGATCTGCTGGACCAGGTCGGCCTGCGGGATCGCGCCACGGCCTTCCCCGACCGTCTCTCGGGGGGCGAGCAGCAGCGCATCGCCATCGCCCGTGCACTCATTCACCAGCCGCGCCTGCTGCTCGCCGATGAACCCACCGGCAACCTCGACAGCGAATCCGGCGCCCAGGCCCTGGAATTGCTCGACGCCTTGGTGCGCGAACAGGGTGCCACCCTGATCCTGGTCACCCACAGCGCCGAAGTGGCGCGCCGCGCCGATCGCATCCTCACCATCCGCGACGGCCGCATCGAGTCTTCCGCGCCATGA
- a CDS encoding PP2C family protein-serine/threonine phosphatase, with protein sequence MPEKILIAQAPGEGRRALAQVLRDQGYFPVLAADQEATRQLLVDRPAVLLLDPDLPGGAERQFWTELEMGCRQNEAACLALLNAGRSLSALRERAPWLAGTLRLPLDRDDLAARLADVLTIRRLRHELSLAHQMLSKKQRDFGESLRAAAQIQKNLLPRQLPKVASLNFAYRFLPCEEIGGDLLNVLRLDEDTVMAYVFDVSGHGVSSAMVGVSVHQSLSPHSGHIVKQRLDQPPYYRVPGPGQVMAALEAEFPFERFDKFFTIAYLLIDIRSGRVRYSIAGHPPALLLRADGGMEALPATGGLIGLSEVGAFSEAEVRLNPGDRLFLYSDGILEYSNALREFFGEARFLRKLGELRRHELGRVCDKIIEALRTFGRGAPLGDDITLLAIEYRGN encoded by the coding sequence ATGCCGGAAAAAATTCTCATTGCCCAGGCTCCGGGTGAAGGACGGCGAGCCTTGGCGCAGGTTCTGCGCGACCAGGGGTATTTCCCCGTTCTGGCCGCCGACCAGGAGGCGACGCGGCAGTTGCTCGTCGATCGGCCTGCGGTATTGTTGCTCGACCCCGATCTGCCCGGCGGCGCGGAGCGGCAGTTCTGGACCGAACTCGAGATGGGCTGTCGGCAGAACGAGGCGGCCTGCCTGGCGCTGCTGAATGCGGGACGCTCCCTCAGCGCCCTGCGCGAACGCGCCCCCTGGCTGGCCGGAACCCTGCGCCTGCCCCTTGATCGCGATGATCTGGCGGCGCGCTTGGCCGATGTTCTCACCATCCGCCGCCTGCGCCACGAACTCAGTCTTGCCCACCAGATGCTGAGCAAGAAGCAGCGCGACTTCGGCGAGAGCCTGCGCGCCGCGGCGCAAATCCAGAAAAATCTCCTGCCGCGCCAACTGCCGAAAGTGGCGAGCCTGAATTTCGCCTATCGCTTCCTGCCCTGCGAGGAAATCGGCGGCGATCTTCTCAACGTGTTGCGCCTCGATGAGGACACGGTCATGGCCTATGTGTTCGACGTCAGCGGCCACGGCGTGTCTTCGGCCATGGTCGGCGTCTCGGTGCACCAGAGCCTTTCCCCGCACAGCGGCCACATCGTCAAGCAGCGCCTCGATCAGCCCCCCTATTACCGGGTTCCCGGCCCGGGCCAAGTCATGGCGGCCCTGGAAGCCGAATTTCCCTTCGAGCGCTTCGACAAATTCTTCACCATCGCCTACCTGTTGATCGACATCCGCAGCGGCCGGGTGCGCTACTCCATCGCCGGCCACCCCCCGGCCCTTTTGCTGCGAGCCGACGGCGGCATGGAAGCGCTGCCGGCGACCGGCGGCCTCATCGGCCTGAGCGAAGTGGGAGCCTTTAGCGAGGCGGAGGTACGCCTCAACCCCGGCGACCGGCTTTTCCTCTATTCCGACGGCATCCTCGAGTACTCCAACGCCCTGCGCGAGTTTTTCGGCGAGGCGCGGTTTCTGCGCAAGCTCGGCGAACTCAGGCGCCATGAACTGGGCCGGGTGTGCGACAAGATCATCGAGGCCCTGCGCACTTTCGGCCGGGGCGCGCCCCTGGGCGACGACATCACCTTGCTCGCCATCGAATACCGGGGGAATTGA
- a CDS encoding arylesterase — translation MRTFLLKIALLTILLMPCVAGAETETLRLVVLGDSLTAGYGLASEEAFPARLEKALREQGCKVHVINAGVSGDTSAGGLARLEWSLADEPHFVLVNLGGNDTLRGLDPAHTRANLDAILSRLRERGVQPILAGMRAPRNLGSDYYIPFDALYPSLAEEHGVPFYPFFLDGVAGVPELNLPDGIHPNAQGIDEIVRRILPVVKEALARKKTEMGEGL, via the coding sequence ATGCGTACCTTTCTTTTAAAAATCGCTCTGCTCACCATCTTGCTGATGCCCTGCGTCGCAGGAGCAGAAACCGAAACCTTGCGCCTGGTGGTGCTCGGCGACAGCCTCACCGCCGGCTACGGCCTGGCGTCCGAAGAGGCCTTCCCCGCGCGTCTGGAAAAAGCCCTGCGGGAGCAGGGCTGCAAGGTACACGTCATCAACGCGGGCGTGTCCGGCGACACCAGCGCCGGCGGGCTGGCGCGCCTGGAGTGGAGCCTGGCCGACGAGCCGCACTTCGTCCTGGTCAACCTGGGCGGCAACGACACCCTGCGCGGCCTTGATCCCGCCCACACCAGAGCCAACCTCGACGCCATCCTCAGCCGCCTGCGCGAACGCGGCGTACAGCCCATTCTGGCCGGCATGCGCGCGCCGCGCAACCTCGGCAGCGACTATTATATCCCATTTGACGCCCTCTATCCCAGTCTCGCCGAGGAACACGGCGTGCCCTTCTATCCCTTCTTTCTCGACGGGGTGGCCGGGGTGCCGGAATTGAACCTGCCCGACGGCATACACCCCAACGCCCAGGGCATCGACGAAATCGTGCGGCGCATTCTGCCGGTGGTCAAGGAGGCGCTGGCGCGGAAGAAAACTGAAATGGGGGAGGGCTTATAG
- a CDS encoding ABC transporter ATP-binding protein encodes MASSMVEIVDLHLSLVGGGGQVNILRGVDLEVARGETLSIVGPSGAGKTTLLMAMSGLERPTRGRIRVDGIDLAGLNEDDLARFRREHLGIVFQSFHLVPTMTALENAALPLEFAGAPDARERAAAALEAVGLRDRQSHFPGQLSGGEQQRTALARAFVANPSLILADEPTGNLDRDTGARVMELLFGLQAEHGTTLILITHDDALAQRCGRCLHMADGRFLGAAESRT; translated from the coding sequence ATGGCTTCATCCATGGTTGAAATTGTCGATCTTCATTTGAGTCTAGTCGGCGGCGGCGGGCAGGTCAACATCCTGCGCGGCGTCGATCTGGAGGTGGCGCGGGGTGAAACCCTGAGCATCGTCGGCCCCTCGGGGGCGGGCAAAACCACCCTGCTTATGGCCATGTCGGGACTGGAGCGTCCGACGCGCGGGCGCATCCGCGTCGACGGCATCGACCTGGCCGGTCTCAACGAGGATGATCTGGCGCGCTTTCGCCGCGAGCATCTGGGCATCGTCTTTCAATCCTTTCATCTGGTGCCGACCATGACGGCCCTGGAAAACGCCGCTCTGCCCCTGGAGTTCGCCGGGGCGCCGGACGCCCGCGAGCGCGCCGCCGCCGCCCTGGAGGCGGTCGGTCTGCGCGATCGCCAGAGTCATTTCCCCGGCCAGCTCTCCGGCGGCGAGCAGCAGCGCACGGCCCTGGCGCGAGCCTTCGTCGCCAATCCCTCCCTGATTCTCGCCGATGAGCCCACCGGCAATCTGGATCGTGACACGGGGGCGCGGGTTATGGAGTTGCTTTTCGGTCTGCAGGCCGAGCACGGCACCACCCTGATCCTTATCACTCACGACGATGCCCTGGCGCAGCGTTGCGGGCGCTGTCTGCACATGGCCGACGGGCGCTTCCTGGGCGCGGCGGAGAGCCGGACATGA